GCAATGAAGCACCATGATTATGGTTCAGCAAGTTTCTTTAAAACTGGGACTCACACGTACTTCCTCTACTCCTCGGATGACTCAGATTCAGATGATACAGCTGTAATTCCTGATGAAGAAGGTTATATTTCTTAATTCTTGCTCTATCATGTTTTTCCTCTTTTAAATCGTATTTCTTCTAACGGATAAAATGGAAGCAGAGGCAGATGAAGATCTTCCAATATCCCGCAAATATCATCAAGAAATTCAAAACCTGTctagtgaagatgatgaagatgagcCATCTAGTTCTAGCGAAAGTGAGAGTGATAACTTGGACAATTTCGAAAACATGAAAGAATCACCAACGAAAAACACAAGGGAAAAAATTTGGTCTGGATCAGTTGACAGAAGAGAGAAGAATCATTCAACATCAAAAACGTACATGAAAAAACCAAATCTTAAACCAATGAATGATTCTACTATGCGTATCAACACTCATGAAAAAACGAATGCCAAAGTTAAAGAAAGCGATCATTACAAAACAGTTGATAAAGCAAATGCTATAAAAAATCAAGAATCTTTGAAGCCTAGAAAAGCTCCACGAAAAGATGATGGTGTCTTTGTAGAATCTCTTTTGGATTCAATCATTGAAAATGGAGAAGTTCATCACAAAGAGGGTGACAACTGTCTTCCTTTACGATTCAGATTTGATGATAGCGAAGATGAGTCCTCAAGTCAAAAAAATGATGAAATGGAAGGATTATTTCAGGAGATGGACTTTGCTTTCACTTGTGAAGAAATAGGTTCCTATACAACACCAACGGTTAGTTTTCTTTCTTAATTTCTTCCATATTTACTGTAAAATTGAGCTTGGAACTATCTTTCATCATGAAGGTTAAAAACAGAGAGAAAGATGTCGATGAGACTGAAACAAATCCTTTCAAACAATGTCAAAAGGGGGAGCACAGAGATGCATACTTCGAAGAACAAATAGGCTTCAGATGTGGTATTTGTGGAGCTATCATTTTAGAAAGCAGATATGTAATACCAAAGCTAGTGAGTGAATCTTGATGTTTTTTCATCATCACCTTGATTATTTTATGAATTAAACAACTTCCATCGAATTGCAGGCAAACTATGCACCCGATAAGTCAAAAAGAAGTTATCATTATAATGAGCAACAGTTCTCTACTTCAGAAAACATGTATTTTGAAGCTCCAGATTGTAACCCTCTTGACATTTACAAGAAAAGTAAAGGCACAGTTTGGGAACTAATTCCTACAAGCATTCGAGCACATTTATATCACCATCAACAAGAAGGGTTCAAGTTTTTATGGAAAAATTTGGCGGGAACAATTGAGCTTTCAAGAATACATAAACTCGATCCACGTGGTGGTGGATGCATCATTTCACATGCTCCTGGAACTGGTAAAACCCTGTTGACCATTGTGTTTCTTGAGTCGTTTCTGAAGaaatttccaaaatgtttacCTGTTATAGTTGCTCCAGTGAGCATGCTTCTAACATGGGAAGCTGAATTCAAGAAATGGCAAGTTGGGTTTTCGTTTCTGAACCTCAACAGTTCTGATATTTTGAGTAAGGATAAGGTGAATAATGCTAAGTTAAAATGTAGTAAAGATTTGATACGTGCAATGAAGATAAGTTGTTGGAGTAATGGTGGAAGTGTTCTTGGAGTGAGCTACAATCTGTATGAAAAACTAGCTGGGAACACAAAGAACAAGAATCTTGAAAAAATGGGAGATGTGTTACTCGAGAAACCTGGATTAGTAATTCTTGATGAAGGCCACACTCCTCGTAATGAAAGAAGCAATATTTGGAATGTGCTTAAGAAGCTCAAAACAAAAAACCGTGTGATTTTATCGGGAACACCGTTTCAAAACAACTTTAGGGAGTTATTTAATACGTTGCATTTAGTAAGGCCATCAACTGCGAAAGATATCATGAACCAAAAGATCTTTGCAGAAATGATGATTCGTTATAGGAACAAAAAGAAATCCAGAAGTGAATCTGCAGCTTCAGGAGATATAGAAAAACTCAAAGCGATCATTTCACCTTTTGTTCATGTACACAAAGGAAAAATTCTCGAAAGCAAGCTTCTTGGTTTGAAAAGCAGTGTCATTCTTCTGAATCCACCTCCGCTTCAAAAACGTTTAATTAAAAATTTGGGAAGTTTAGCAAAGACTTTTGAGTATGAACATAAGGTTGCTTTGGTGTCTGTTCATCCATCTCTGATCCTTCATTGCTCGTTGTCTGAGAAAGAAAAAAACTCGATAAACAAACAAGAACTCAAAAAGGTGAAACTCAAACCTGATTTTGGTGTCAAAACAAGGTTCGTTACGGAGCTCATCCGCCTAAGCATGTCGTTAGATGAAAAAGTTTTGATCTTTAGTCAATTTATTGAGCCGTTAAAGTTGTTAAAAGACCAAATTGCCCTTGTTTTCGGCTGGAACGAAGGGAGGGAGATGATGATCATAGAAGGAAGGATACTTCAGAAGCAAAGGCAAACaatcataaacaatttcaatGATCCCAACAGTGAAGTTAAAGTTTTGTTGGCATCTACAAGATGCTGTTCTGAAGGGATTCATCTTATTGGTGCTTCGAGGGTGGTTCTTTTGGATGTTGTTTGGAACCCTTCTGTGGAAAGACAAGCTATTAGTAGAGCATATAGGCTAGGCCAGAAGAAGGTGGTTTACACTTATCATTTGATGGCATCTGGCACCACTGAAGAGGAGAAGTATCATAGACAGGTTGAGAAAGAGCGATTAGGCGAGCTCGTATTTTCTTCATCTGCCATGGCTTCTGAGGAACTGAAGAACAATGACAAGGTGCATGCTACCAAGCTCAATGATAAGATTTTGCAACAAATGGTTGATCATCAAGAACTCAACACTATGTTCAAGGAGATCAGGTACCCTGAAAAACACACAACGATTTGATTATAGGCACCCTTTTTGAGATCTTGAATCAAGATCTTAATACCATCacttaaattttgtttttgttttataaacATATTACTGACACAAGATTCAGATTTTGTGCAGTTTATATATTAATTTTGGCTGTTTTATAGCTTACTGAATCCTTGTTAGTTTGTTTTTGGAAGTTATAAAAAAGTTCCTACGTATGTAATTTGCTGGACAATACTGATATTCTGAACTATGGGGTGTTTGTAAACAAGCAAATACAgaatattttgtatatatattcaTATACACTGCTCTGCATaacagattatatatatatatatatatatatatatatatatatatatatatatatatatatatatatatatatatatatatatatatatatatatatatatatatatatagatttctTTTCTATTGTTTAAACTAATCTACCTAAAGTTATGGAGATAATATGGGGATCTATGCTGACATTTTGCAGCGAAGGATAAATTAATCTACCTTAAGGGGTGTGAACCTTTTGTGGAGTTTCTTGAAAGTCATCCTATGTATGCGTTTGCATGATACCCCACAAACTCTTTCCTCAACATCTTACTGGATTCTTTGAGTATATGGAAGATACTCAAGCCCTAAATAGTTCTATTGTCAATGTGATGTATACCACCATTCAAATTACATGTTCATTACTCAGGAGTGCTTTATGATTGCCTTTATATCATAAATTTTATGTAGAAGCTATTGAGAGGTGAGAGGTCAGTAgaggatccaatccataaatttTGTCCATACACACGAGCGGATCCAATCAACATAGTTATGTTGTTCAGGTTGAGTCAGCGGTAAAAGTAATCGGGTTGGGTCAAACCGGTGATTTTCCATTCAAATACAAAGATTAAAAAAATCACAAATTATCTATGATCAACAAAAAATGTGTCTAATTGACCTTGTATCAAAGTGTATTTGGCCCTACCTATACATACAATTCAACATTATTTGTACCCTCTTGTATCCATCTTTCAAAGGGAACCCGAAACATATGACAATAGATATCCATCTTTCAAAGGGAACCCAAAACATATGACAATAGATTTGATATATGTATGAAACACCCGGTGTTTTTTGGTATgttaatattttcatattttaatTAGTTAGTGTCATTAATCTAATTTAATAATGAAATAGATAACTAAATAACCTAAAATGAAATAGAAATGGAGAGGAAGGGTTGAAAGGGGCATGTTTAAAACTTAAAATGGTAGATGTCTTGGAACTTAAAGAACCATTTGTGTCAAAATTGTCAAAATGAAACCCTATTAGGGTTTAAAAATGAGGATGGTCTCTATTTCATCATTATTTTCGTTCTAAGGGCATCCCCAAACCCTAGAATTGCAATCCTTGGAGAGTTGAGGCTAAAGAGGAAATTTTTGGAATTCTCGTTTTTTGAAGACCTTACAACATTGTTTGGATGATCGGAGATTGAACCATTGGATCTTCACGAAATTTGAAGAGCCAACTCCCAAGATTGCTATTTTTAGACGATCGGAGGGGGTGATCTTGAATACGCTGTTGTTTCAGGTTAAAATCTAAAAATTTAACCTAGCGGTTTAATTATATGTTTAGGGTGAATGGTAGCCATTTTTAATCTTGATTGCTATTTTTAGGAGTGTTGAAGGGTAACTTGGTGTGAGTGGGTTCTGGGCTGCAGTTGGAGGTTTATTTTGTTACTTGAGATGAGTTTCTCACTACATCGTGTGATACTATGTGTTCTTTACgttagcttgtgtgtgtgttatgtgttGTTTCTGCGAGTAGCACCAGGCGGGAGTTAGAGTCTAGTGCGAGTATGGTATTCACTCACGTATTGAGGAATACGCATGGTAGGGCTCGACGTATCCGAGTAAGGGACCTGGCGTAGCCAATGTATCCCAAAGGCTCGACAACTAAGCAAGGGGAATAAGGCATGGCCAGTGTGTCCCAATGGGTCCGGGTATGGGGGATCGAGCTTAGCTAATGTATCCCTAGGGTTCAATGTCTTAAGCAAGGGGTTTGGGCTTGGACAATGTGTCCCAGTAGgagtatgtttgtttctcattcgTTATGTGATAGGCATACGTGGTTACGTAGTTGATACCATTTGTATCTATGTATATGGGTAAAGCTTGTATGATATGATGGTGTGTATGTGTGAaattcactaagatttgtgcttaccccTTTttctgtaacatcctaaaaatactaactaaaaaattttgttttaagtcTATCAATACcatcattcattcattcaaaAACCCATCAAAGTGTGATAATGTATAAACTAGTTATCAGAATACAAAACATAACATAAATGTGAAACACTTGTGGATACAATGCAATCACGTCGAACTCTTCCCCTTAGAATcgaaagtacttgaaaccataaacataaaatcgtaagcacaaagcttagtgagttcccccaaaataccacataccatacatacatacgGGTCCTGCCCGACACTCATCGGACCCTTCCCGACATCAGACCCCGGTTGACATCAGACCCCGCCCGGTATCGGGCCCCACCCGATATTCATCAATCCCGGCCTAACATCAGGTCTTACCCGATATTCATAATGAGCCCTACccaacatacatacaaatacatgcaaggttcataaagacaactagcaacctacaaacataatccaatGGGCTGACATTGTTGCCTTCGATCCGCAAGTATAGTAAAAGAGTCTCACCTTAATCGATAACAGATAAATCTCACACCCGAGCTGTTGATATGGGAACCTCCTTACACTCTACATATCAAACCCacccctaattaataattaaggtaattatcccaactcAACAAGCCCAAAACCAAGACCACTCTTTAATTGGGTAAAAAACCAATTTTCCCTTCCGAGTCCTAAATCCTCacagttgaccaaaagtcaacatgTCAAAATGTTAACGGTCAAACTCTTGTTGACCTACGCGTAGCATACTAGCTCCAAATCTACGCCACATGTAGGAGCCTTAACCAGAAATCAGGCACTCAACAAGCTACACCCTGTGTAGCCAGATTTACGCCTTGTGTAACCT
The genomic region above belongs to Lactuca sativa cultivar Salinas chromosome 4, Lsat_Salinas_v11, whole genome shotgun sequence and contains:
- the LOC111898583 gene encoding SNF2 domain-containing protein CLASSY 3 isoform X2 is translated as MNIFNSPVARRTRLQWQLLYSQVSGGSCRSKRRAVSETKRVDELEEEKSSENGSKGSSRSTRRRLNETKKDKESLVDESEEEENNENASEGSSVLRIRHDEAERVNEIWIDDSEEETDNENASNGSSISRIKGHDEAERFNEILLDDSEEETDNENGSSILRRSHDEAERVTSDTLLDDSEEQTKNENASESSILSGKGHEEAKWVDDDELFVEDSKGKSNNENGSGGTSRSNSILMTSNKHGEYSVDESQEKGSDEEESHHSMKETDGDKEKNNMESPKIAMKHHDYGSASFFKTGTHTYFLYSSDDSDSDDTAVIPDEEEADEDLPISRKYHQEIQNLSSEDDEDEPSSSSESESDNLDNFENMKESPTKNTREKIWSGSVDRREKNHSTSKTYMKKPNLKPMNDSTMRINTHEKTNAKVKESDHYKTVDKANAIKNQESLKPRKAPRKDDGVFVESLLDSIIENGEVHHKEGDNCLPLRFRFDDSEDESSSQKNDEMEGLFQEMDFAFTCEEIGSYTTPTVKNREKDVDETETNPFKQCQKGEHRDAYFEEQIGFRCGICGAIILESRYVIPKLANYAPDKSKRSYHYNEQQFSTSENMYFEAPDCNPLDIYKKSKGTVWELIPTSIRAHLYHHQQEGFKFLWKNLAGTIELSRIHKLDPRGGGCIISHAPGTGKTLLTIVFLESFLKKFPKCLPVIVAPVSMLLTWEAEFKKWQVGFSFLNLNSSDILSKDKVNNAKLKCSKDLIRAMKISCWSNGGSVLGVSYNLYEKLAGNTKNKNLEKMGDVLLEKPGLVILDEGHTPRNERSNIWNVLKKLKTKNRVILSGTPFQNNFRELFNTLHLVRPSTAKDIMNQKIFAEMMIRYRNKKKSRSESAASGDIEKLKAIISPFVHVHKGKILESKLLGLKSSVILLNPPPLQKRLIKNLGSLAKTFEYEHKVALVSVHPSLILHCSLSEKEKNSINKQELKKVKLKPDFGVKTRFVTELIRLSMSLDEKVLIFSQFIEPLKLLKDQIALVFGWNEGREMMIIEGRILQKQRQTIINNFNDPNSEVKVLLASTRCCSEGIHLIGASRVVLLDVVWNPSVERQAISRAYRLGQKKVVYTYHLMASGTTEEEKYHRQVEKERLGELVFSSSAMASEELKNNDKVHATKLNDKILQQMVDHQELNTMFKEIRYPEKHTTI
- the LOC111898583 gene encoding SNF2 domain-containing protein CLASSY 3 isoform X1, coding for MNIFNSPVARRTRLQWQLLYSQVSGGSCRSKRRAVSETKRVDELEEEKSSENGSKGSSRSTRRRLNETKKDKESLVDESEEEENNENASEGSSVLRIRHDEAERVNEIWIDDSEEETDNENASNGSSISRIKGHDEAERFNEILLDDSEEETDNENASEGSSILRRSHDEAERVTSDTLLDDSEEQTKNENASESSILSGKGHEEAKWVDDDELFVEDSKGKSNNENGSGGTSRSNSILMTSNKHGEYSVDESQEKGSDEEESHHSMKETDGDKEKNNMESPKIAMKHHDYGSASFFKTGTHTYFLYSSDDSDSDDTAVIPDEEEADEDLPISRKYHQEIQNLSSEDDEDEPSSSSESESDNLDNFENMKESPTKNTREKIWSGSVDRREKNHSTSKTYMKKPNLKPMNDSTMRINTHEKTNAKVKESDHYKTVDKANAIKNQESLKPRKAPRKDDGVFVESLLDSIIENGEVHHKEGDNCLPLRFRFDDSEDESSSQKNDEMEGLFQEMDFAFTCEEIGSYTTPTVKNREKDVDETETNPFKQCQKGEHRDAYFEEQIGFRCGICGAIILESRYVIPKLANYAPDKSKRSYHYNEQQFSTSENMYFEAPDCNPLDIYKKSKGTVWELIPTSIRAHLYHHQQEGFKFLWKNLAGTIELSRIHKLDPRGGGCIISHAPGTGKTLLTIVFLESFLKKFPKCLPVIVAPVSMLLTWEAEFKKWQVGFSFLNLNSSDILSKDKVNNAKLKCSKDLIRAMKISCWSNGGSVLGVSYNLYEKLAGNTKNKNLEKMGDVLLEKPGLVILDEGHTPRNERSNIWNVLKKLKTKNRVILSGTPFQNNFRELFNTLHLVRPSTAKDIMNQKIFAEMMIRYRNKKKSRSESAASGDIEKLKAIISPFVHVHKGKILESKLLGLKSSVILLNPPPLQKRLIKNLGSLAKTFEYEHKVALVSVHPSLILHCSLSEKEKNSINKQELKKVKLKPDFGVKTRFVTELIRLSMSLDEKVLIFSQFIEPLKLLKDQIALVFGWNEGREMMIIEGRILQKQRQTIINNFNDPNSEVKVLLASTRCCSEGIHLIGASRVVLLDVVWNPSVERQAISRAYRLGQKKVVYTYHLMASGTTEEEKYHRQVEKERLGELVFSSSAMASEELKNNDKVHATKLNDKILQQMVDHQELNTMFKEIRYPEKHTTI